The genomic stretch TCGAACCCGCCGCCCATCGCAACGCCGTTGACGGCGGCGATGATCGGCTTGTCGCAGTCGAAGCGCGAGGTCAGGCCGGCAAAACCGCCCTTGTCCCAGCCGCGTTTGCCGCCGGCGGCCTGCCACTTCAGATCGTTGCCGGCGCAGAACGCCTTGTCGCCGGCGCCGGTGACGATCGCGACCCATTGCTCGGGGTCCGCGGAGAAATCGTCGAACACCTTGTTGAGTTCGAAATGCGCGTCGATATGCAGCGCATTGTACACTTCCGGCCGCGACAGCGTCACGATCGTGATCGGCCCCTTGCGCGTCACCTTTGAGAATTTCAGATCCATGTTTGCTCCCATTTCGATTTTCTGTGGCGAAGAATATTGGCCGGATATTAGCGGCGTGGCCGCTGCCCGATACCATCCAATTACGCAAGGCGCCCGCGCGTGCCAAGCCTTATCCGGTTGCTTGACTTGGACAGCATCTTCTCACCTTAATCGATCGATCAAAAAGGCCCGTAGCGCCTTAACGCAAAACGACAATAAGCGACATTTTCGGGAGAGACTGCCTTGGATTTCAACCTGCCGGCTGACCTCGTTGCCTATCTCGACGAACTCGATCGTTTCATCGCGCGCGAAATCAAGCCGCTGGAAGAGGCCGACGACAACATCCGCTTCTTCGACCATCGCCGCGAATGGGCGCGCACCGATTTCGACAAGGGCGGCCTGCCGCGGCATGAATGGGAAGCGCTGCTGCGCAAGGCGAAAAATCTCGCCGACGCCGCCGGCCATTTGCGCTTTGCGATCCCGAAACGTTACGGCGGCAAGGACGGTTCCAATCTCTGGATGGCCGTGATCCGCGAACATTTCGCGGCCAAGGGTCTCGGGCTGCACAACGATCTGCAGAACGAGCATTCGATCGTCGGCAACCTCCCGATCGTGACCATGCTGGATCGCTACGGCCGCGACGACCAGAAAGCGATGATCGACGGTTCCATCACCGGAAAGTACCGCATCACCTTTGGCCTGACCGAGCCCGAGCACGGGTCGGACGCGACGCATATGGAAACCCGGGCGGTGCCGGCGACCCGCGACAACGTCAAGGGCTGGATCATCAACGGCCAGAAGATGTGGACCACCGGTATGCACGTCGCCACGCATTGCGCGCTGTTCGCGCGCACCAGCGGCAATGACGGCGATGCGCGCGGCATCACCTGCCTGCTGGTGCCGGCCAAAGCCGAGGGCGTGAAGGTCGAGGAATATATGTGGACCTTCAATATGCCGACCGATCATCCGCGGGTCAGCTTTACGGATGTGTTCGTGCCTGACGACGCGCTGTTCGGCGAAGTCGGCCGCGGCCTCTCATTGGCGCAATGCTTCGTGCATGAGAACCGGATCCGCCAGGCGGCAAGCTCGCTGGGCGCTGCGGTCTACTGCATCAACGAGAGCGTCAAATACGCGCGCGAACGCAAACCGTTCGGCAAGGCGCTTTCCGAGAACCAGGCGATCCAGTGGCCGCTGGTGGAACTCGCCACGCAAGCCGAGATGCTCAGGCTATTGATCCGCAAGACCGCCTGGGAGATGGACCAACTCACCCAGGCCCAGGTCGAGCACACGCTGTCCGACAAGGTCTCGATGTGCAATTTCTGGGCCAACCGTCTCTGCTGCGAGGCCGCCGACCGCGCCATGCAGGTGCACGGCGGCATGGGCTATTCGCGCCACAAGCCGTTCGAACACATCTACCGCCACCACCGCCGCTACCGCATCACCGAAGGCAGCGAGGAAATCCAGAAGCGGAAGGTGGCGGGATTTTTGTTCGGCTATATGGGGGCGGGGAAGCATTGAGGGAGACGAGCGCACGTTCTCTCAACCCGTCGTCCCCGCGAAAGCGGGGACCCATAACCACAGGACGCGGTGTGAGGCACACTGATCAAACAAGGCAACTAACACTTCCCATTCAACAAACCGCACGGCGTGATGGTGTGGACGGCCCCCTACGGCATCGATTGTGCCAGAATGAGGTTGTTTCAAATCTCAGACAAGGGAGCCGTCCGTGGACCAGATTATCCGCATTGGAATGGATACGTCGAAGCATTTTTTTCAGCTGCACGGGGTGGATGCCGCCGAGCGGCCGGTGTTGCGCAGGAAGCTGCGACGCAACGAGGTGTTGGCGTTTTTTGCCAAGCTGCCGCCAACCGTGATCGGGATCGAGGCCTGCGGCGCGGGGCACTACTGGGCGCGGGAGTTGCGCAAGCTCGGCCACGAGGTGAAGCTGATGGCGCCGCAGCACGTGAAGGCCTACATCAAGCGCAACAAGAATGACGGACGCGACGCCGAGGGGCTGTGCGAGGCGATGAGCCGGCCGACGATGCAGTTCGTATCGGTGAAGACCGAGGAGCAGCAGGCGGCGCTGATGCTGATAGGGGTCCGCCAGCAACTGATCGCCAGGCGCACCCAGCTTGGCAACGCGATCCGCGGCTATGCGACGGAGTTCGGTCTGATCACCGCCAAGGGTCTCGACAAGCTCGAGCCGCTATTGGCGCGGATCGCTCAGGAAGAGAGATTGCCAGAGCTGGCGCGCGAGATGTTTGCGGCGCACGGCAGGGAGTATGCGCGACTGCAGGCCGAACTGAAGGCGATCGAGGCCAGATTGATGGCTTGGTACCGCGCCAATGCCGACAGCCGACGTCTGGCAAAGATTCCGGGGATCGGGCCGATTGGCGCCACCGCGCTGGTCATGAAGGCGCCGGATCCTCGCCTGTTCCCTTCCGGCCGGCACTTTGCGGCCTGGATCGGGCTGACCCCGAAAGACCATTCCACCGCCGGCAAGACCCGGATCGGCAAGATCACCCGCGCCGGAGATGAGATGCTGCGTAGCGTGCTGGTGGCGGGAGCAACCGCCGTGATCCAGCAAGCCAGAAAAAGCCGCGGCCGTGCGTCGCCCTGGCTCCTTGCGCTGCTGGCGCGCAAGTCGCCAAAGCTCGCAGCGGTGGCGCTCGCCAACAAGATTGCCCGCATCGCCTGGAAGCTGTTGGTGACGGGCGAGAGTTACGACGGCGCGCGGATGCCTGACGCATCCGCACTCGCCGCTTAAGAGATCAGTCGGGCGGCGGGTTCGCCGCACCGGCTGAGCCGGAGCTGCAAGAGGAGACAGATGGTAGGATCGATCGATCCGAGGTGCGAGACAATCCGTGGGACCCATTGGCCCGTAAAGGTCGCTGGCGTGTTTGGAACTCGCGTCGCGGAAAACCATCTTGGCCAGCGGCCACCAACCGCATCAACAGGCCGGACATATGGATGCAAGCGATCCGATCAAACCGTCAAAAAGCTCTTGCGGCACGGGGGCCGTCCACATATGGGTCCTGGCCTTCGCAGGGACGACGCTGAGGGTGTGTCGTCGTGTTCGCCGGGACGACGGAGCTAATTCACCTGCCGGTCTTTCCCCGCCCAATAGGGATCGCGCAGATGGCGCCGCAAGATCTTGCCCGACGCATTGCGCGGCAACGCCTCGATGAAGTCGACCGTCTTCGGCGTCTTGAAGCCGGCAATGCGCTCGCGGGTAAAATTGATGATGTCGGTCGACGTCGCCTGCTTGCCCGGCTTCATCACCACGATCGCCTTGACGGCCTCGCCCCATTTGTCGTCGGGGACGCCGACCACCGCGACTTCGGCGACATCGGGATGATCGCAGATCGCGCTCTCGACTTCGGCGGGATAGATGTTCTCGCCGCCGGAGATGATCATGTCCTTGATGCGGTCATGGATATAGAGGTAGCCGTCGCTGTCCATGTAGCCGGCGTCGCCGGTGCGCAGCCAGCCGTCGCTGTCGAGCGTTTTAGCGGTGGCCTCCGGCAGGTTCCAGTAGCCGACCATGTTGGAGCCGGAGCGGGTGGCGATCTCGCCGACTTCGCCCGGCGGCAGGCGCTTGCCGTCGGCGTCGAGGATCGCAAGTTCAATGCCGGGCAGGGCCTTGCCGGCCGAGCGCATCCGGTCCAGTCCCTCGATATGGTCTTCCGGCGGCAGTGCCACGATGGTGCCGGTCGTCTCCGTCATGCCGTACATCTGCACAAAGCCGCATTTGAAGACCTCGATGCATTCCTTCAGCAGCGCCGCCGGAATCGGCGAGGCGCCGTAGAGCATGTATTTCAGCCGCGAGAAATCGACCTGACGGGCGCGGGGCTGCCGCACCACGAACTGCATCGCGGCCGGCACCATGAACAATTTGGTGATCCCGGACTGCTCGAAGAAGTCCAGCACCTTGGTCGCATCGAACTCGCGCGCGATCACGCCTCTCGCGCCGTGATAGAGGCTCATCACGCCCCAGCCGGAGCCGCCGATATGGAAGATCGGCATCGCCACCAGCGAGACGTCGTCGGTCGTCCATTTGTTCCACTCGGGCTTTTCGGCCTCGTTGCCGGTCTGAACCAAATTGAGGAAATTGGCGTGCGACAGCATCGCGCCTTTTGGCTTGCCTGTTGTGCCGGAAGTGTAGAGCTGGATCGCGATGTCTTTCGAACTGATGGGCACTTTTGGGTCGTCGCCGCTCTGGGCGTCGCGCCAGGCCGTAAAATCCTGCCATTCCGCCGCGCCGCCTTCGGTCGTGATCACGGTGCGCACATCAGCCAATTGCGCCTTGATGTTGCCGACCTGGGTGATGAATTCGGGCCCGACGAACAGCACCGGCGCCTTGCAGTCGGCGACGATGAAGGCGACCTCGGGGCCGGCGAGGCGCCAGTTCACCGGCGCCATCACCACGTTGGCTTTTATCGCGCCGAGCAGCAGCTCGAAATAGATGTCGCTGTTCTTGCCGAGATAAGCGATGCGCTCGCCGGGCCTGACGCCCATCGCGATCAACGCGTTAGCAACGCGGTTGGTCTTGACGTCGAACTCGGCGAAACTGGTCTCGCGTCCCTCGAATTCGTAGGCTACCGCATCGCCGCGGCTCCTGGCGCGGTCGCGCACCATGTCGGCAAGGTTCGTCAGTTGCTGGGCAGCGGACATGTTTCTCCCGAGGGTCTTTTGTTGTTTTACCTTCGGGATGATATTGGCTCGGAGCACGCAACGCAATCGTTCGTCATTGCCTGCGACAAACGCGAAGCGTTTGCGCAAGGGAGCGCAGCGACGAAGCAATCCATGCTTCCTTCGCGGTGCGATGGATTGCTTCGCGGAGCCTGTCATCGGGCGCGCATTCGCGCGACCCGTTGGCTCGCAATGACGTGGAGAGACTATCCCCGTGCCGCGCGGTCCTTTTCGTTCTGCGCCTTGATCGAGTCGCGGGCCTTGGTCCAGTCGTCGTCGCTCCAGTCGCGCAGCTGATAGAAATTGCCGCCCATGGCGAGCGCCTGGGCGCCGTCCATGGCGATGGTCTCGCCGTTGATCCAGTCGCAGCCGCCGGAGATCAGGAACACGGCAAGGTTCTGCAATTCCTCCATGGTGCCGACCCGGCCCATCGGGTTCTGCGCCCTGGTGCGCGCGCCGGCTTCGTCGCCGGGCTTGATGCGCTTGCTCATGCCCTCGGTCGGAATTTCGCCGGGCGCGATGGTGTTGAGACGGATGCCGTATTTGCCCCATTCGACCGCCAGCGACATCGTCATGGCGTGGATCGCCGATTTGCTCATCGCCGACGGCACCACATAAGGCGAGCCGTTGCGCACCCAGGTCACGGTGATCGACACCACATTGCCGGGCTGCTTGTCGGCGATCCAGCGCCGGCCCACCGCATGCGTCACATAGAAGGTGCCGTGCATCACGATGTTGGCGACCGCGTCGAAGCCGCGCGGGGAGAGTTCTTCCGAGCGCGAGATGAAATTGCCGGCGGCGTTGTTGATGAGGTCCGTGAGCGGCCCGCCGGTCCAGATCGACTGGATCATTTCGTCGACCGCGAGCGAATTGCGGATATCGACGCCGTGGCTCACCACACGTCCGCCGTGCAAATCCATCAATTCGGTTGCGGTCTCGTCGCAGACGCTCTTGCGGCGGCCGCAGATATGGACCTCGGCGCCGAGGCTGAGGAATTTCGAAGCCATGGATTTGCCGAGGCCGGTTCCGCCTCCGGTCACGAGGATGCGCCGCCCGGCGAGAAGTTGATCGTTGAACATCGTTTCCACCCAAAGGAATTGTTGTTAATTGGTCGATTGACTAAAAGCGGACAACGGCCTTTCTGTAAAGCGGCAAACAAAGAATAACAGCAGCGGAGGAACATTCTCATGGAGCAACGCGTCTCGATATCGATTTCGGACGGTGTCGCCGATGTCCGGCTGGTGCGGGCGGACAAGATGAACGCGCTCGATGCCGCGATGTTCGACGCACTGGTGGCCGCGACCGGACGGCTTGCCCATGAGAAAGGGGTTCGAGCGGTAGTATTGTCCGGCGAGGGACGGGCGTTCTGTGCCGGCCTCGATATGGGACGCTTCGCCGCCATGAAGGATCAAGGCGGTAACGGGATAGCCGGCGGCGAGAAGCGCGACCTGACGGAGCGCACCCATGGGCAAGCCAATTTTCCGCAGCAGGCAGTGTGGGGCTGGCGGCAGCTCCCGGTACCGGTGATTGCCGCGATCCACGGCGTGGCGTTCGGCGGCGGCTTTCAGCTCGCGCTCGGCGCCGACATGCGGTTCCTCACGCCGGACGCGCGGATGTCGATCATGGAGATCAAATGGGGGCTGGTGCCGGACATGGCGGGCACACCGATCCTGGCCAGCCTCGTGCGCGACGATATTTTGCGGGAGCTGACCTATACGGGACGGATTTTTTCGGCCCAGGAAGCCCTGAGCTACGGGCTCGCAACCCGGATCTGCGACAACCCGCGCGCTGCCGCCTTCGAGCTTGCGCGCGAGATCGCGGGCAAGAGTCCGGACGCGATCCGCGCCGCCAAGCGCATGCTGAACAATCTGTCGGTCGATCCCGGCCCGGCGCTGCTCGCGGAGTCAGTGGAGCAGCAGAAGCTGCTGGGCAGTCCGAACCAGACCGAGGCGGTCCGCGCCAACATGGAAAAGCGCGCGCCGCGGTTTGCGGAGGCTGGATAAACAACCTTCGTCATTCCGGGATGGTCCGAAGGACCAGACCCGGAATCTCGAGATTCCGGGTTCGATGCTTCGCATCGCCCCGGAACGACGGCATGGCATCCTAACCCGACGAGAGATCGGAAAACGACAATGTCCTCCCAACCCTTCCTCGGCATCATCAGCGGCCAGCGCAGGCGCGATCACGCCGAGGTCGCCGATCGCGCCGACCGCATCGCCTCCGGACTGCAGAAGCTCGGCGTCAGCCAGGGCGACAGCGTCTGCATGCTGATGCGCAACGATATCGCCTTCATGGAGGCCGCCTATGCCGCGATGCGGCTCGGCGCCTATGGCGTGCCGATCAACTGGCACTTCAAGCCGGAAGAGATCAACTACGTACTGAAGGATTCCGGCTCGACGGTCCTGATCGCGCATGCCGACATGCTGCATCAATTGCGCGATGCGATTCCGTCCGGTGTCACCGTGCTCAGCGTTCCGACGCCGCCGGAGATTTTGGCCAACTACAAGATCAATCCCGATCATCTCGCGACGCCCGATTTCGCGATCGATTTTGAGCAATGGCTGAACGTTCAGCCGCGTTATGACGGGCCGGCGGTGCCGCAGCCGCAGAACATGATCTACACCTCGGGCACGACGGGCCATCCCAAGGGCGTGCGCCGCTTTGCGCCGACGCCGGAGCAGACCGCGAACGCCGAAGCCATGCGCGGCATGATCTATGGCCTCAAGCCGGGCGCGCGGGCGATCCTGCCGGGGCCGCTCTATCATTCGGCGCCGAACTCGTTCGGCCTGCGCGCCGGGCGTCTCGGCGGCGCGCTGGTGCTGATGCCGCGCTTCGACGCGGAAGAATTTTTGGCGCTGATCGAGCGCGAGCGGATCGACACCATCTTCATGGTGCCGACCATGTTCATCCGGCTGATGAAGCTGCCGGAAGCGGTCCGCCGCAAATACGACATGTCATCGCTGCGCCACATCATCCATGCCGCGGCACCGTGTCCGGCCGACGTCAAGCGCGCGATGATCGAGTGGTGGGGGCCGGTGATCTATGAATTCTACGGCTCGACCGAATCGGGCGCGGTCACCTTTGCCAATTCCGAGGACGCGCTGAGGAAGCCCGGCACCGTCGGCAAGATATCGCCCGGCGCGGAACTGCGTTTCATCGGCGACGACGGCAAGGAGTTGCCGCAGGCCAGATCGGCGAAATCTATTCGCGGATATCCGGCAATCCGGATTTCACCTATCACAACAAGCCGGGAAAGCGCGCCGAGATCGAGCGCGAGGGTTTTATCACCTCGGGCGACGTCGGCTACATCGACGAAGACGGCTATGTCTTCATCTGCGACCGCAAGCGCGACATGGTGATCTCGGGCGGCGTCAATATCTACCCGGCCGAAATCGAGGCGGCGCTGCACGCGGTGCCCGGCGTGCACGATTGCGCGGTGTTCGGCATTCCCGACGAGGAATTCGGCGAGGCGCTGATGGCGGTCGTAGAACCGCAGCCTGGGGTAACGCTGGACGTCGCCTCGGTCCGCGCCCAGCTCCGGACGTCGCTGGCCGATTACAAGGTGCCGAAACACGTCGAAATCCAGGCCAGTTTGCCGCGCGAGGATTCCGGCAAGATCTTCAAGCGCCGGCTGCGCGACCCGTATTGGGAGCGGGCGGGGAGAAGGATTTGATCTGTCGTTCCTGCGAAAGCAGGAACCCATACGCCGTGTCCTCTCGTTTGGCGCTCTGGGGAGAGACCTTTTTGAGCCCGGCGTCCTGTGGTTATGGGTCCCCGCTTTCGCGGGGACGACGAGGGAGGAAGGTCAAGTGTGCGCCGCCTCCATCTTTATCTTGCACTGCGGCAAAAAAGTTGCAGACTGCTAACTTGCCGGGCAGCCTCTGGAGTAGCCAGCCATGTCACCCCAGACCATGCCTTCCGAGACCGAAGTCCGTCCCAATCGCATGGAGGATGCGCAGGCACTGGAGGCCGACGCGCGGCTTCGCGAGGACATTCGGCTGCTCGGACGCATCCTCGGCGACACCGTGCGCGATCAGGAGGGCGCCGACGTGTTCGACCTGGTCGAGCGCATCCGGCAGACCTCGATCCGGTTCCACCGCGATGACGACAAGCCGGCGCGCCGCGAGCTCGAGCTTATTCTCGACAGCATGTCGATCAGCCAAACCGTGCGCATCGTGCGCGCCTTCAGCTATTTTTCGCATCTCGCCAATATCGCCGAAGACCAGAACAACATAAGGCAGATGCGGGCCCGCTCATCCGCCGCTGGGACGCCGAGGCCAGGAACGCTGGCGCTGACACTGTCGCATGCGCGCGCCGCCGGCTTTAGCGGGGCTGACTTGCGCAAATTCTTCGCCGAAGCGCTGGTCAGTCCGGTTCTGACCGCGCATCCGACTGAAGTGCGCCGCAAGAGCACGATCGACCGCGAGATGGAGATCGCGGCACTGCTGGACCGGCGCGAACGGGTCCAGTTGACGCCTGAAGAAGCCGAGGCGAGCGACGAGCAGCTGCGCCGCGCGGTGCTGACATTGTGGAAGACCAACCTGTTGCGCCGCACCAAGCTGACCGTGCTCGACGAGGTCGCCAACGGGCTTTCTTTCTACGATTACACTTTCCTGCACGAAGTGCCCCGGCTGCATTGCACGCTGGAGGACCGGTTGAACGAGGGCGACAGCGTGGCGCAGGGCGAAGTGGGGTCCTTCCTGAGAATGGGCAGCTGGATCGGCGGCGACCGCGACGGCAATCCGTTCGTGACGGCGGAAGTGATGCGCGGAACGCTGCGCCTGCAGAGCAGCCGTGTGCTGCGCTTCTATCTCGAAGAGCTGCATTTGCTCGGCGCCGAGCTGTCGCTCGCGGCGCATCTTGCCGATGTCTCCAAGGATCTGCGGGCGCTGGCCGAACGCTCGCCCGACACTTCGCCGCATCGAAGCGGCGAGCCGTACCGGCTGGCGGTGTCCGGCATTTACGCGCGGCTCACCGCTACCGCTGCGAAGCTGGACGTGGAAACCACCCGGCCGCCGGTCGGTGCCGCCGCGCCCTATGCCGATGTGGGGGAGTTCAAGGCCGATCTCGATACGCTCTATCGCTCGCTGATATCGAACAATTCGCGCGTGATCGCGCGCGGACGGCTGCGGCACTTGCGCCAGGCGGTGGATTGCTTCGGTTTCCATCTGGCCTGTCTCGATATCAGGCAGAATTCGGCCGTGCACGAGCGCACGGTTGCCGAGCTGATCGATGCGGCGATGCCTGGCATGTCGTATCTGGCGCTGAACGAAGAGGCGCGGATTGCGCTGTTGTCGGGCGAACTGCGCAATGCACGGCCGCTGACGTCGGCCTTCGTCAAGTACAGCGAAGAAACGATCGGCGAACTCGCGGTCTTCCATGCGGCGGCCGAAGCCCACGCCAAATTCGGCGCCGACGCGATTCCTCAATGCATCATCTCCATGTGCAAGGGGATGTCCGACATGCTGGAGGTCGCGCTGCTGCTGAAGGAGGCCGGCCTGGTCGACCCCTCGGGCCGCAGCGCGATCAATATCGTGCCGCTGTTCGAGACCATCGAGGATCTGCAGGCGTCGAGCGGCATCATGGACCGGATGCTGTCGCTGCATGATTACCGCAAGCTGGTGGACAGCCGCGGCGGCGTGCAGGAAGTGATGCTCGGCTATTCCGACAGCAACAAGGATGGCGGCTTCGTTACCTCGGGCTGGGAACTCTACAAGGCCGAGATCGGCCTGATCG from Bradyrhizobium sp. Ash2021 encodes the following:
- the ppc gene encoding phosphoenolpyruvate carboxylase; this encodes MSPQTMPSETEVRPNRMEDAQALEADARLREDIRLLGRILGDTVRDQEGADVFDLVERIRQTSIRFHRDDDKPARRELELILDSMSISQTVRIVRAFSYFSHLANIAEDQNNIRQMRARSSAAGTPRPGTLALTLSHARAAGFSGADLRKFFAEALVSPVLTAHPTEVRRKSTIDREMEIAALLDRRERVQLTPEEAEASDEQLRRAVLTLWKTNLLRRTKLTVLDEVANGLSFYDYTFLHEVPRLHCTLEDRLNEGDSVAQGEVGSFLRMGSWIGGDRDGNPFVTAEVMRGTLRLQSSRVLRFYLEELHLLGAELSLAAHLADVSKDLRALAERSPDTSPHRSGEPYRLAVSGIYARLTATAAKLDVETTRPPVGAAAPYADVGEFKADLDTLYRSLISNNSRVIARGRLRHLRQAVDCFGFHLACLDIRQNSAVHERTVAELIDAAMPGMSYLALNEEARIALLSGELRNARPLTSAFVKYSEETIGELAVFHAAAEAHAKFGADAIPQCIISMCKGMSDMLEVALLLKEAGLVDPSGRSAINIVPLFETIEDLQASSGIMDRMLSLHDYRKLVDSRGGVQEVMLGYSDSNKDGGFVTSGWELYKAEIGLIEVFERHHVRLRLFHGRGGSVGRGGGPSYEAIIAQPGGAVNGQIRITEQGEIISSKYSNAEVGRNNLEILAAATLEASLLQPKHSAPREEYLKAMEQLSALAFKAYRGLVYETEGFADYFWSSTVITEIATLNIGSRPASRKKTREIEDLRAIPWVFSWAQCRLMLPGWYGFGSAVETWIKEHPDKGMPFLQELYREWPFFRTLLSNMDMVLAKSSIAIASRYAELVPDEALREKIFGRIRQEWQTSIDILLNIMEQERLLQGNPLLERSIRNRFPYLDPLNHVQVELLKEHRAQNPDEAVLRGIQITINGISAGLRNSG
- a CDS encoding SDR family oxidoreductase, which encodes MFNDQLLAGRRILVTGGGTGLGKSMASKFLSLGAEVHICGRRKSVCDETATELMDLHGGRVVSHGVDIRNSLAVDEMIQSIWTGGPLTDLINNAAGNFISRSEELSPRGFDAVANIVMHGTFYVTHAVGRRWIADKQPGNVVSITVTWVRNGSPYVVPSAMSKSAIHAMTMSLAVEWGKYGIRLNTIAPGEIPTEGMSKRIKPGDEAGARTRAQNPMGRVGTMEELQNLAVFLISGGCDWINGETIAMDGAQALAMGGNFYQLRDWSDDDWTKARDSIKAQNEKDRAARG
- a CDS encoding crotonase/enoyl-CoA hydratase family protein — translated: MEQRVSISISDGVADVRLVRADKMNALDAAMFDALVAATGRLAHEKGVRAVVLSGEGRAFCAGLDMGRFAAMKDQGGNGIAGGEKRDLTERTHGQANFPQQAVWGWRQLPVPVIAAIHGVAFGGGFQLALGADMRFLTPDARMSIMEIKWGLVPDMAGTPILASLVRDDILRELTYTGRIFSAQEALSYGLATRICDNPRAAAFELAREIAGKSPDAIRAAKRMLNNLSVDPGPALLAESVEQQKLLGSPNQTEAVRANMEKRAPRFAEAG
- a CDS encoding fatty acid--CoA ligase; translation: MSAAQQLTNLADMVRDRARSRGDAVAYEFEGRETSFAEFDVKTNRVANALIAMGVRPGERIAYLGKNSDIYFELLLGAIKANVVMAPVNWRLAGPEVAFIVADCKAPVLFVGPEFITQVGNIKAQLADVRTVITTEGGAAEWQDFTAWRDAQSGDDPKVPISSKDIAIQLYTSGTTGKPKGAMLSHANFLNLVQTGNEAEKPEWNKWTTDDVSLVAMPIFHIGGSGWGVMSLYHGARGVIAREFDATKVLDFFEQSGITKLFMVPAAMQFVVRQPRARQVDFSRLKYMLYGASPIPAALLKECIEVFKCGFVQMYGMTETTGTIVALPPEDHIEGLDRMRSAGKALPGIELAILDADGKRLPPGEVGEIATRSGSNMVGYWNLPEATAKTLDSDGWLRTGDAGYMDSDGYLYIHDRIKDMIISGGENIYPAEVESAICDHPDVAEVAVVGVPDDKWGEAVKAIVVMKPGKQATSTDIINFTRERIAGFKTPKTVDFIEALPRNASGKILRRHLRDPYWAGKDRQVN
- a CDS encoding IS110 family transposase, with amino-acid sequence MDQIIRIGMDTSKHFFQLHGVDAAERPVLRRKLRRNEVLAFFAKLPPTVIGIEACGAGHYWARELRKLGHEVKLMAPQHVKAYIKRNKNDGRDAEGLCEAMSRPTMQFVSVKTEEQQAALMLIGVRQQLIARRTQLGNAIRGYATEFGLITAKGLDKLEPLLARIAQEERLPELAREMFAAHGREYARLQAELKAIEARLMAWYRANADSRRLAKIPGIGPIGATALVMKAPDPRLFPSGRHFAAWIGLTPKDHSTAGKTRIGKITRAGDEMLRSVLVAGATAVIQQARKSRGRASPWLLALLARKSPKLAAVALANKIARIAWKLLVTGESYDGARMPDASALAA
- a CDS encoding acyl-CoA dehydrogenase family protein codes for the protein MDFNLPADLVAYLDELDRFIAREIKPLEEADDNIRFFDHRREWARTDFDKGGLPRHEWEALLRKAKNLADAAGHLRFAIPKRYGGKDGSNLWMAVIREHFAAKGLGLHNDLQNEHSIVGNLPIVTMLDRYGRDDQKAMIDGSITGKYRITFGLTEPEHGSDATHMETRAVPATRDNVKGWIINGQKMWTTGMHVATHCALFARTSGNDGDARGITCLLVPAKAEGVKVEEYMWTFNMPTDHPRVSFTDVFVPDDALFGEVGRGLSLAQCFVHENRIRQAASSLGAAVYCINESVKYARERKPFGKALSENQAIQWPLVELATQAEMLRLLIRKTAWEMDQLTQAQVEHTLSDKVSMCNFWANRLCCEAADRAMQVHGGMGYSRHKPFEHIYRHHRRYRITEGSEEIQKRKVAGFLFGYMGAGKH